The genomic interval ATTTATTAATTACAAAATTAAAATTAGCTCAAAATTCAATTATCGAATACTTAATTTACTTGTTTCAAAACTAAAGGGTCTGGCTTGTACAAAAAATGATTCTGGCTTTTGTGCCCCGCGTTTGTCCAACTCAAAAAAAAGCTTTTTGTATTCAACAATACATAATTCCCCATCGATATAACTTTTTTGAATATAATCTAGCAATTCATTGACATCTAATGGGTTTTTATCCTTTGCCAATTTAAACTGATGTATTAAATCTTCTACTAACATAGTAATCACCCATTCCACTTGTATTTTTTCAAAATAATGTATGACCTTACAAATATTGTATCATGTGAATTACTCTTCACTTATTTTTTTGAAAAT from Peribacillus asahii carries:
- the yppF gene encoding YppF family protein codes for the protein MLVEDLIHQFKLAKDKNPLDVNELLDYIQKSYIDGELCIVEYKKLFFELDKRGAQKPESFFVQARPFSFETSKLSIR